The genomic segment GATGAAGGCCGCCGGGGCTGGCTGCAGGATCTCAAGGACAAACCCGAGGCACGCAAGGCCTTCAAAACCAACGACTGGAATCATTATCGCATCCTTTGCCAGGGCAGCTCGATCAAGACCTGGATCAACGGCGTGCCTGCGGCGGATTTGCAGGACAGCATGACCCCCAAAGGATTTATCGCTCTGCAAGTGCACGGGCACAAGGAGTCGGGTTTGAAAGTCATGTGGCGAAACATCCGCCTGAAGGAATTTTAAGCCCCCTGCCGGGAGCACTACGACCCTTTAAGAAAAACCATCATGAAACGCATGCCTCAACTTATTAACGGCCGCAGTCTTCTGGCTGTGGGTTTGTTGGCGGGATCTCTCTGGTTCGCTGCGGCGGCCGAGAATCCTTTCCTGGGCCGCTGGGCCTTGACCATCCCCGGCGGCGGCGCCGGCTGGCTGGGCGTGGTGGAAGAGCAGGGACAGTTGAAATCCTCCATCCTCTGGGGCGGCGGCAGTGTGGTGCCGGTGACCAGCACCAGGCTGGAGGGTGACGCCCTGGTGCTGACGCGGGTCTATGAGCGCCGTCGCAAAGACCCCAACACCGGCCAGAATGTCACGGAAAAAAGCGTGGAAACCATCACCGCCAAGGTCAAAGGGGACCAGATGGATTTAAGCATCGTCCGGCAGGAACCCAACGGCAAGGTGAGCAGCCCCTCGGCGTTCACCGGCAAACGCATCCCGCCCCTGCCGCCCAAACCGGATTTGGCCAAGCTGAAATTCGGGCAGCCCATCCGGCTGTTCAACGGCAAGGATTTGACTGGCTGGCAACTCATCCACGGCAAGGACAACGGATGGAGCGTGGTGGACGGCAAGCTCATCAACAACCCGGTGCAAGTGGAGGGCCAGCCGCATAAGAATTATGGCAACCTCCGCACCGTGCAGGAATTTGAGGACTTCCGCCTGACGCTGGAGGTCATGGTGGAGAAAGGCGGCAACAGCGGCATTTACCTGCGCGGCATCTACGAGGTGCAGGTGGCCGAGACCTACGGCCGGCCGGTGGACTCGCACAACATGGGCGCCATTTACAGCCGCATCACGCCCAAGGTGGCCGCAGAACGGCCGCCGGGCGAGTGGCAGACGCTGGACATCACGCTGGTGAACCGGCACGTCACGGTGATCCTCAACGGCCAGAAGATTATTGATAACGAGCCGCTGCTCGGTTGCACCGGCGGGGCGCTGTGGTCAGATGAATTTCGCCCCGGCCCGATCTACCTGCAGGGCGATCACACCAAGGCGGAGTACCGGAACATCGTGCTGACGCCCATCCTCAAATAATCCCGGTCTCTTAAAAATTTGGACAACACAGCCGGTGGGTGGTGGTTACTCAATCACCACCCACCA from the Verrucomicrobiia bacterium genome contains:
- a CDS encoding DUF1080 domain-containing protein, which encodes MPQLINGRSLLAVGLLAGSLWFAAAAENPFLGRWALTIPGGGAGWLGVVEEQGQLKSSILWGGGSVVPVTSTRLEGDALVLTRVYERRRKDPNTGQNVTEKSVETITAKVKGDQMDLSIVRQEPNGKVSSPSAFTGKRIPPLPPKPDLAKLKFGQPIRLFNGKDLTGWQLIHGKDNGWSVVDGKLINNPVQVEGQPHKNYGNLRTVQEFEDFRLTLEVMVEKGGNSGIYLRGIYEVQVAETYGRPVDSHNMGAIYSRITPKVAAERPPGEWQTLDITLVNRHVTVILNGQKIIDNEPLLGCTGGALWSDEFRPGPIYLQGDHTKAEYRNIVLTPILK